The following are encoded in a window of Kitasatospora fiedleri genomic DNA:
- a CDS encoding mechanosensitive ion channel family protein, with the protein MLWPLASLLTAVLATLFAGWLVDQVLQRLAARRPDAPVWGLLRRCRVPLQLVLLAALLLAARPVHRVLHSDDAAVRHGVLLVLIASLGWLSVRVLAAVLEAFLSRYETVTEDASRVRRVRTQLGLVRRVGSAAVWTVTVGALLLTFDTMRTVGTSLLASAGVIGIIAGIAAQSALGNFFAGLQIAFSDTVRIGDTVVVDGQQGTVEEITLSYLVLRLWDYRRLVVPVSYFVARPYENWTRRDPGLLGWALLHLDHRTPVAELRAELERYLAGSELWDGREWSLAVTDTTPSTVVVRAAMTARDPDTTAALRLAAREHLLAYLRDHHPESLPRVRTEQGRTEQGRA; encoded by the coding sequence GTGCTCTGGCCGCTCGCCAGCCTGCTCACCGCCGTCCTCGCCACCCTGTTCGCCGGCTGGCTGGTCGACCAGGTCCTCCAGCGCCTGGCCGCCCGCCGCCCCGACGCGCCGGTCTGGGGCCTGCTGCGCCGCTGCCGCGTCCCGCTCCAACTGGTGCTGCTCGCCGCCCTGCTGCTCGCCGCCCGGCCGGTCCACCGCGTCCTGCACAGCGACGACGCCGCGGTCCGGCACGGCGTCCTGCTGGTGCTGATCGCCTCGCTCGGCTGGCTGTCCGTCCGGGTGCTCGCCGCCGTCCTGGAGGCGTTCCTCAGCCGCTACGAGACGGTCACCGAGGACGCCTCCCGGGTCCGGCGGGTGCGCACCCAGCTCGGCCTGGTCCGCCGGGTCGGCTCCGCCGCGGTCTGGACGGTCACCGTCGGCGCGCTCCTGCTCACCTTCGACACCATGCGCACCGTCGGCACCAGCCTGCTCGCCTCGGCCGGCGTCATCGGCATCATCGCGGGCATCGCCGCCCAGTCCGCCCTGGGCAACTTCTTCGCCGGCCTACAGATCGCCTTCAGCGACACCGTCCGGATCGGCGACACCGTCGTCGTGGACGGCCAGCAGGGCACCGTCGAGGAGATCACCCTCTCCTACCTGGTGCTGCGCCTGTGGGACTACCGCCGCCTGGTCGTCCCGGTCTCCTACTTCGTCGCCCGGCCGTACGAGAACTGGACCCGCCGCGACCCCGGCCTGCTCGGCTGGGCGCTGCTGCACCTCGACCACCGCACCCCCGTCGCCGAGCTGCGCGCCGAACTGGAGCGCTACCTCGCCGGCAGCGAGCTCTGGGACGGCCGGGAGTGGTCACTCGCCGTCACCGACACCACCCCGTCCACCGTCGTCGTCCGCGCCGCCATGACCGCCCGCGACCCGGACACCACCGCCGCCCTGCGCCTGGCCGCCCGCGAACACCTGCTGGCGTACCTGCGCGACCACCACCCCGAGTCACTGCCCCGGGTCCGGACCGAGCAGGGCCGGACCGAGCAGGGCCGGGCCTAG
- a CDS encoding FMN-binding glutamate synthase family protein has translation MKARTIGTAAAAAVAALAARDLMQKRHALLRNFPVAGHARYLLERIGPELRQYIVTSNEEERPFSRDQRSWIYASAKEENNYFGFGTEVDVAHVQGHAYLKQRTFAGPLPDAHDPDAPLPSAKVLGGPRGRAGAFRPTSVVNVSAMSFGSLSGAAITALNEGAAQAGALHNTGEGGLSPYHRRGGDLVLQLGTSYFGCRDEYGRFDLGRFKEVVASAPVRAIEIKLSQGAKPGLGGMLPGAKVTPEIAGIRGIPVGKDCASPSRHSAFGDADSMLDFVELLAAETGLPVGIKSAVGELGFWQELASMMARGDRGVDFVTVDGGEGGTGAAPRIFADSVALPFRMGFSRVYGTFAELGLTDRLTFIGSGKLGLPENAAVAFALGADLVNVAREAMLSIGCIQAQKCHTDRCPTGIATQNPWLARGVDPVSKAARAAAYLRTLRRELTKVSAALGVAHPSLITPDDIEVLNGDYEARTLGAVYGYKEGWGRLGPELAAEITALLTA, from the coding sequence ATGAAGGCCCGCACCATCGGCACCGCCGCCGCGGCCGCGGTGGCCGCGCTCGCGGCCCGCGACCTGATGCAGAAGCGCCACGCGCTGCTGCGCAACTTCCCGGTGGCGGGGCACGCCCGCTACCTGCTGGAGCGGATCGGCCCGGAGCTGCGGCAGTACATCGTGACCTCCAACGAGGAGGAGCGCCCGTTCAGCCGCGACCAGCGCAGCTGGATCTACGCCTCCGCCAAGGAGGAGAACAACTACTTCGGGTTCGGCACCGAGGTGGACGTCGCGCACGTCCAGGGCCACGCCTACCTGAAGCAGCGCACCTTCGCCGGCCCGCTGCCCGACGCCCACGACCCGGACGCCCCGCTGCCCTCGGCCAAGGTGCTGGGCGGCCCGCGCGGGCGCGCCGGGGCGTTCCGCCCGACCAGCGTGGTGAACGTCTCCGCGATGAGCTTCGGCTCGCTCTCCGGCGCCGCGATCACCGCCCTGAACGAGGGCGCGGCGCAGGCCGGCGCGCTGCACAACACCGGCGAGGGCGGCCTGTCCCCCTACCACCGCCGGGGCGGCGACCTGGTCCTGCAACTGGGCACCTCGTACTTCGGGTGCCGCGACGAGTACGGCCGCTTCGACCTCGGCCGGTTCAAGGAGGTGGTGGCGTCCGCCCCGGTCCGGGCGATCGAGATCAAGCTCTCCCAGGGCGCCAAGCCGGGCCTGGGCGGCATGCTGCCGGGCGCCAAGGTGACCCCGGAGATCGCCGGGATACGCGGCATACCGGTCGGGAAGGACTGCGCCTCGCCGTCCCGGCACAGCGCGTTCGGCGACGCCGACTCGATGCTGGACTTCGTCGAGCTGCTGGCCGCCGAGACCGGCCTGCCGGTCGGGATCAAGAGCGCGGTCGGCGAGCTGGGCTTCTGGCAGGAGCTGGCCTCGATGATGGCGCGCGGCGACCGCGGCGTGGACTTCGTGACCGTCGACGGCGGCGAGGGCGGCACCGGCGCGGCGCCGCGGATCTTCGCCGACTCGGTGGCACTGCCGTTCCGGATGGGCTTCTCCCGGGTCTACGGCACCTTCGCCGAGCTGGGGCTGACCGACCGGCTGACCTTCATCGGCTCCGGCAAGCTCGGCCTGCCCGAGAACGCCGCGGTGGCCTTCGCGCTGGGCGCCGACCTGGTCAACGTGGCCCGCGAGGCGATGCTGTCGATCGGCTGCATCCAGGCCCAGAAGTGCCACACCGACCGGTGCCCGACCGGCATCGCCACCCAGAACCCGTGGCTGGCCCGCGGCGTCGACCCGGTCTCCAAGGCCGCCCGGGCCGCCGCCTACCTGCGCACCCTGCGCCGGGAGCTGACCAAGGTCTCCGCGGCGCTCGGCGTCGCCCACCCCTCGCTGATCACCCCGGACGACATCGAGGTGCTGAACGGCGACTACGAGGCCCGCACGCTGGGCGCGGTCTACGGCTACAAGGAGGGCTGGGGCCGGCTCGGCCCGGAGCTCGCCGCGGAGATCACCGCCCTGCTCACCGCCTGA
- a CDS encoding GNAT family N-acetyltransferase, whose amino-acid sequence MDVSIRVVDGEPDLALARRVRHEVFVVEQQVPAELEYDEYDATSAHLLAVGPDGAALGTARMISGAQALGLTGGVEGRVLLGRLAVVGSARGTGLGARLVRAVEELGRERGAREVELHAQVQALGFYERLGYVAEGPVYDDAGIPHRTMTRVL is encoded by the coding sequence ATGGACGTCTCGATCCGGGTGGTCGACGGGGAGCCGGACCTGGCGCTGGCGCGCCGCGTCCGGCACGAGGTGTTCGTGGTCGAGCAGCAGGTGCCCGCCGAGCTGGAGTACGACGAGTACGACGCGACCTCCGCGCACCTGCTGGCCGTCGGCCCGGACGGGGCGGCGCTCGGCACCGCCCGGATGATCTCCGGCGCGCAGGCGCTGGGGCTCACCGGCGGGGTCGAGGGCCGGGTGCTGCTGGGGCGGCTGGCCGTGGTCGGGTCCGCCCGGGGCACCGGGCTGGGTGCGCGACTGGTGCGCGCCGTCGAGGAGTTGGGCCGCGAGCGCGGGGCGCGCGAGGTGGAACTGCACGCGCAGGTGCAGGCGCTCGGGTTCTACGAGCGGCTGGGCTACGTGGCCGAGGGGCCGGTGTACGACGACGCCGGGATTCCGCACCGGACGATGACGCGGGTGCTGTAG
- a CDS encoding ABC transporter permease, with protein sequence MSGTVLGPGVERDTAAPGYRPGRTLPLRVEAMRQLRRRRTLVVGGVLAALPFVVLAAFQIGGTPGRENRTTFIELATASGANFAATLLFMGTGFLLVIPVALFAGDTVASEASWSSLRYLLAAPVPRARLLVRKFTVAMVFSAAAVVLLPAVGLVVGTAAYGWGDLKLPTGATLSAAEALPRLAIAVLYVFLAEIVVGALAFWLSTATDAPLGAVGGAVFASIITGVLDAVTALGSLREWLPAHWQYAWADALQPQLEWGGMVQGVVLSLSYAVVLLALAFRGFAAKDVVS encoded by the coding sequence ATGAGCGGCACCGTGCTCGGTCCCGGGGTCGAACGGGACACCGCCGCGCCCGGCTACCGGCCCGGCCGGACGCTGCCGCTGCGGGTCGAGGCGATGCGCCAACTGCGCCGCCGCCGGACCCTGGTGGTCGGCGGGGTGCTGGCCGCGCTGCCATTCGTCGTGCTGGCGGCGTTCCAGATCGGCGGCACGCCCGGGCGGGAGAACCGCACCACGTTCATCGAGCTGGCCACCGCGTCCGGGGCGAACTTCGCCGCCACGCTGCTGTTCATGGGCACCGGCTTCCTGCTGGTCATCCCGGTCGCGCTGTTCGCGGGCGACACGGTGGCCTCCGAGGCGAGCTGGTCCTCGCTGCGCTACCTGCTGGCCGCGCCGGTGCCCCGGGCCCGGCTGCTGGTGCGCAAGTTCACCGTGGCGATGGTGTTCTCGGCCGCCGCGGTGGTGCTGCTGCCCGCCGTCGGACTGGTGGTCGGCACCGCCGCGTACGGCTGGGGCGACCTCAAGCTCCCCACCGGGGCGACGCTCTCCGCCGCCGAGGCGCTGCCCCGGCTGGCGATCGCCGTGCTGTACGTGTTCCTGGCCGAGATCGTGGTCGGCGCACTGGCGTTCTGGCTCTCCACGGCGACGGACGCCCCGCTCGGCGCGGTCGGCGGCGCGGTCTTCGCCTCCATCATCACCGGCGTGCTGGACGCCGTCACCGCGCTCGGCTCGCTGCGCGAGTGGCTGCCCGCGCACTGGCAGTACGCCTGGGCGGACGCGTTGCAGCCGCAGTTGGAGTGGGGCGGCATGGTGCAGGGCGTGGTGCTGTCGCTGTCGTACGCGGTGGTGCTGCTGGCGCTGGCGTTCCGCGGGTTCGCGGCGAAGGACGTGGTGTCCTGA
- a CDS encoding serine/threonine-protein kinase, with the protein MLGGRYALSERLGSGAMGEVWRAEDQVLGRQVAVKIVLPALMEDEVFAARFRREATVLAAMNHRGVVHIHDYGEDDGEPGARTAYIVMELLTGKPLDKARGRAAFPPDRALDVTAQVLDALHAAHRQGIVHRDIKPSNLMIDQDGRVTVTDFGIARTLADTRITTAHAVIGTALYMAPERAEGKDASAASDLYSVGVVLYELLSGTVPFTGGTPLEVVLKHVREPLPDLPAEVPAPVRAVVTRALAKQPGERYPDAAAMALAARQAMSTPTGLGAVLGPPEPVEAPPLVPAPAPVLAPVPVPVPAAALVPTAPAASGDKRAARRRLATLILPVVLVTGGGVTAQQLDLLPWQQKQDQQQVASGSTPGPGGPATGSADGAAPSAAASASGTVQADPTPPASAPATDPAGNPVPPNTAPGTDTGSNPGTANGGGNGGGSGNGGNSGGAANGTGGGSNPGTGSGSGSGSGSGSGSGSTPNQPKPTTPAATTPPASSSGPAKGCGGSGWGHLVNVGSGRSVGLGADAVSAGVPVVSGGHTAYGWVMSTSNGVTVFTACAASSGMSLGAPYAGSPNTTELAGAGSYGDMAYWTLADAGSGTFQLKFGYGVQSCLTDSGSGNALNVGTCTPGARTQLFRFS; encoded by the coding sequence GTGCTCGGGGGCCGTTACGCCCTCTCCGAACGGCTGGGCAGCGGCGCCATGGGCGAGGTCTGGCGGGCCGAGGACCAGGTGCTGGGCCGTCAGGTCGCGGTGAAGATCGTGCTCCCGGCGCTGATGGAGGACGAGGTCTTCGCCGCCCGGTTCCGCCGCGAGGCGACGGTGCTGGCCGCGATGAACCACCGCGGCGTGGTGCACATCCACGACTACGGCGAGGACGACGGCGAGCCCGGCGCGCGGACCGCGTACATCGTGATGGAGCTGCTCACCGGCAAGCCGCTCGACAAGGCCCGCGGCCGCGCCGCGTTCCCGCCCGACCGGGCGCTGGACGTCACCGCCCAGGTGCTGGACGCGCTGCACGCCGCGCACCGGCAGGGCATCGTGCACCGGGACATCAAGCCGTCCAACCTGATGATCGACCAGGACGGGCGGGTCACCGTCACCGACTTCGGCATCGCCCGCACCCTCGCCGACACCCGGATCACCACCGCCCACGCGGTGATCGGCACCGCCCTGTACATGGCCCCGGAACGCGCCGAGGGCAAGGACGCCTCGGCCGCCTCCGACCTGTACTCGGTCGGCGTGGTGCTGTACGAACTGCTGTCCGGCACCGTGCCGTTCACCGGCGGGACGCCGCTCGAAGTGGTGCTCAAACACGTCCGCGAGCCGCTGCCCGACCTGCCCGCGGAGGTGCCCGCGCCGGTCCGGGCGGTGGTCACCAGGGCGCTCGCCAAGCAGCCCGGGGAGCGCTACCCGGACGCGGCGGCGATGGCGCTCGCCGCCCGGCAGGCGATGTCCACCCCGACCGGGCTCGGCGCGGTGCTCGGCCCGCCCGAACCCGTCGAGGCCCCGCCGCTCGTCCCCGCACCCGCACCCGTCCTCGCCCCCGTCCCCGTCCCCGTCCCCGCCGCGGCCCTCGTGCCCACCGCCCCCGCCGCGTCCGGGGACAAGCGGGCCGCGCGCCGCCGGCTGGCCACCCTGATCCTGCCGGTGGTGCTGGTCACCGGCGGCGGCGTGACGGCCCAGCAGCTCGACCTGCTGCCCTGGCAGCAGAAGCAGGACCAGCAGCAGGTCGCGTCCGGCTCCACGCCGGGCCCCGGCGGCCCGGCCACCGGCTCCGCCGACGGCGCCGCCCCGTCCGCCGCCGCCTCCGCCTCCGGCACCGTCCAGGCCGACCCCACCCCGCCCGCCTCCGCTCCGGCCACCGACCCGGCGGGCAACCCCGTCCCGCCGAACACCGCCCCCGGCACCGACACCGGCAGCAACCCGGGCACCGCCAACGGCGGTGGCAACGGCGGCGGTTCCGGCAACGGCGGCAACTCCGGCGGTGCCGCGAACGGCACGGGCGGCGGCAGCAACCCGGGCACGGGCTCCGGCTCCGGCTCCGGCTCAGGAAGTGGCTCCGGCTCCGGCAGCACCCCGAACCAGCCCAAGCCGACCACCCCCGCCGCCACCACCCCGCCCGCCTCCTCCTCGGGCCCGGCCAAGGGCTGCGGCGGCAGCGGCTGGGGCCACCTGGTGAACGTCGGCAGCGGCCGCTCCGTCGGCCTCGGCGCCGACGCCGTCAGCGCGGGCGTCCCGGTGGTGTCCGGCGGCCACACCGCCTACGGCTGGGTCATGAGCACCAGCAACGGCGTGACGGTCTTCACCGCCTGCGCGGCCAGCAGCGGCATGAGCCTGGGCGCCCCCTACGCGGGCAGCCCCAACACCACCGAACTCGCCGGGGCCGGTTCCTACGGCGACATGGCCTACTGGACGCTCGCCGACGCCGGTTCCGGCACCTTCCAGCTGAAGTTCGGCTACGGCGTCCAGAGCTGCCTGACCGACAGCGGCAGCGGCAACGCCCTGAACGTCGGCACCTGCACGCCCGGCGCCAGGACCCAACTCTTCCGCTTCTCCTGA
- a CDS encoding RluA family pseudouridine synthase: protein MSIAAQTRSLPVPDGLEGERLDAALARMFGFSRTKAAELAAEGKVTLDGAVAGKSDRVTAGSWLEVEIPAPAAPVQIVAEAVEGMRIIHDDDHVVVIDKPVGVAAHPSPGWTGPTVIGGLAAAGYRISTSGAAERQGVVHRLDVGTSGIMVVAKSERAYTDLKRQFHDRVTEKKYNALVQGHPDPLSGTVDAPIGRHPSSDWKWAVTRDGKPSVTHYDLIEAYRAASLLDIKLETGRTHQIRVHMSALRHPCVGDLTYGADPTLAKRLGLTRQWLHAVSLGFEHPEDGRWVEFGSAYPEDLQHALDVIAAES, encoded by the coding sequence GTGAGTATCGCAGCGCAGACCCGTAGCCTCCCCGTACCCGACGGCCTGGAGGGCGAGCGGCTGGACGCCGCCCTGGCCCGGATGTTCGGGTTCTCCCGCACCAAGGCCGCCGAACTCGCCGCCGAGGGCAAGGTGACGCTGGACGGCGCGGTCGCGGGGAAGTCGGACCGGGTCACCGCCGGGTCCTGGCTGGAGGTCGAGATCCCGGCCCCCGCGGCGCCGGTGCAGATCGTCGCCGAGGCCGTCGAGGGCATGCGGATCATCCACGACGACGACCACGTCGTGGTCATCGACAAGCCGGTCGGCGTCGCCGCGCACCCCAGCCCCGGCTGGACCGGACCGACCGTGATCGGCGGCCTGGCCGCGGCCGGCTACCGGATCTCCACCTCGGGCGCCGCCGAGCGGCAGGGCGTCGTGCACCGCCTCGACGTCGGCACCTCCGGGATCATGGTGGTCGCCAAGTCCGAGCGGGCCTACACCGACCTGAAGCGGCAGTTCCACGACCGGGTCACCGAGAAGAAGTACAACGCGCTGGTCCAGGGCCACCCCGACCCGCTGTCCGGCACCGTGGACGCGCCGATCGGCCGGCACCCCAGCAGCGACTGGAAGTGGGCCGTCACCCGGGACGGCAAGCCCTCCGTCACGCACTACGACCTGATCGAGGCGTACCGGGCCGCGTCCCTGCTGGACATCAAGCTGGAGACCGGCCGCACCCACCAGATCCGGGTGCACATGTCGGCGCTGCGCCACCCCTGCGTCGGCGACCTCACCTACGGCGCGGACCCGACGCTGGCCAAGCGGCTGGGCCTGACCCGGCAGTGGCTGCACGCCGTCTCGCTCGGCTTCGAGCACCCCGAGGACGGGCGCTGGGTCGAGTTCGGCTCCGCCTACCCCGAGGACCTCCAGCACGCGCTGGACGTCATCGCCGCGGAGAGCTGA
- a CDS encoding RIO1 family regulatory kinase/ATPase domain-containing protein, protein MAAKRYRDAQHRMFHRDSGYLEGRQHKESRTSRAMAKRTAFGKEAIAGQWAAAEFSALCRLWSAGAAVPYPVQITGTEILMEFVGDEDGTAAPRLAQLRAEEADIEDLWGQLGRSLALLAYDGYAHGDLSAYNILVHRGRLVIIDVPQIVDVVANPRGLSFLERDVRNVGAWFVSRGLPPARVEALVDALAADARLRR, encoded by the coding sequence ATGGCCGCCAAGCGGTACCGGGACGCCCAGCACCGGATGTTCCACCGGGACTCCGGCTACCTGGAGGGCCGCCAGCACAAGGAGTCCCGGACCAGCCGGGCGATGGCCAAGCGCACCGCCTTCGGCAAGGAGGCGATCGCCGGCCAGTGGGCGGCGGCCGAGTTCAGCGCGCTGTGCCGCCTCTGGTCGGCCGGCGCCGCCGTGCCGTACCCGGTGCAGATCACCGGCACCGAGATCCTGATGGAGTTCGTCGGCGACGAGGACGGCACGGCCGCGCCCCGGCTGGCCCAACTGCGCGCCGAGGAGGCCGACATCGAGGACCTCTGGGGCCAACTGGGCCGCAGCCTCGCGCTGCTGGCCTACGATGGCTACGCCCACGGAGACCTCTCGGCCTACAACATCCTGGTGCACCGCGGCCGCCTGGTGATCATCGACGTCCCGCAGATCGTCGACGTGGTGGCCAACCCGCGCGGCCTCTCCTTCCTGGAGCGGGACGTACGGAACGTCGGCGCCTGGTTCGTCTCCCGCGGCCTCCCGCCCGCGCGCGTCGAGGCCCTGGTCGACGCCCTGGCCGCCGACGCCCGCCTGCGCCGCTGA
- a CDS encoding alpha/beta fold hydrolase, which translates to MGFGGAWRRWLTRRRAVLAGGVAAALLVGGGAVAVAGQPQRVHREDRFLELPEVAGSAENVRIDTSFFTAGGSGRRPAVLLAHGFGGSKDELRGRAEELARHGYAVLTWSARGFGKSTGQIGLNQPEREVADVSRLVDWLAQRPEVQLDGPGDPKVGVTGASYGGAVSLLAAGYDSRIDAIAPQITWFDLADALFPQAAQGSSAADGVFKKLWAGIFFTTGSSSGLGSGLGSGSGTDQGSGSGPGSGSGSGSGSEAGTAAPGSGPVGCGRFRPELCAMYNRVAAAGRPDADAVALLEHSSPAAVADRIKVPTLVVQGQQDSLFPLDQGDRIARAVAANGAPVAVDWFGAGHDGGQETSTRADARVTAWFDHYLKGDGADTGPAFRVTRTGGVDSTGFQAVLRGADADAYPGLDGTARRGVELTGPEQRIANPPGGAPPNISTLPGIGALAQLSSVGAGLSIDFPGQFASFDSAPLTGALHLTGAPSVSVRVRADTPEAVLFAKLYDVAPDGKQSLPQQLVAPLRVTGADADGGRTVQVALPAVDHEFPAGHRLRLVLAATDLAYASPAQAATYTVAAAGPLSVPTVPGLRTESAPLPARTWVLPLVALAIGALLVFARRRRDTTPAPEPELADVPLQITGLTKKYKGATDRYAVRDLSFRVEAGQVLGLLGPNGAGKTTTLRMLMGLIRPDAGEIRVFGHAIRPGAPVLSRVGAFVEGAGFLPHLSGRANLESYWAATGRPVEDAHFAEALEIAGLGEALERAVRTYSQGMRQRLAIAQAMLGLPDLLILDEPTNGLDPPQIREMREVMVRYAAAGRTVIVSSHLLAEVEQSCTHLVVMERGRLVVAGPTTEITGAGEQLLVSVEDGFDGTAAVAEKLAELAGVAAAEAVDGGLLVRLDGLPASRLTAELVRLGVPVTGIGPQRRLEDAFLSLIRGAA; encoded by the coding sequence ATGGGCTTCGGTGGGGCGTGGCGAAGGTGGCTGACCCGGCGCAGGGCGGTGCTGGCCGGCGGAGTGGCGGCCGCGCTGCTGGTCGGCGGCGGGGCGGTCGCGGTGGCCGGGCAGCCGCAGCGGGTGCACCGGGAGGACCGGTTCCTGGAGCTGCCGGAGGTCGCGGGCAGCGCCGAGAACGTCCGGATCGACACCTCCTTCTTCACCGCGGGCGGCTCCGGGCGGCGGCCGGCGGTGCTGCTGGCGCACGGCTTCGGCGGCTCGAAGGACGAACTGCGCGGGCGCGCCGAGGAGTTGGCCCGGCACGGGTACGCGGTGCTGACCTGGTCGGCGCGCGGGTTCGGGAAGTCGACCGGGCAGATCGGGCTGAACCAGCCGGAGCGCGAGGTCGCCGACGTCTCCCGGCTGGTGGACTGGCTGGCCCAGCGCCCCGAGGTGCAGCTCGACGGGCCGGGCGACCCGAAGGTCGGCGTGACCGGCGCCTCGTACGGCGGGGCGGTGTCGCTGCTGGCCGCCGGGTACGACAGCCGGATCGACGCGATCGCCCCGCAGATCACCTGGTTCGACCTGGCCGACGCGCTCTTCCCGCAGGCCGCGCAAGGGAGTTCGGCCGCCGACGGGGTGTTCAAGAAGCTCTGGGCCGGGATCTTCTTCACCACCGGCTCGTCGTCCGGGCTGGGGTCCGGGCTGGGGTCCGGCTCCGGTACGGACCAGGGTTCCGGCTCCGGCCCGGGCTCCGGTTCCGGCTCCGGCTCCGGTTCTGAGGCGGGGACGGCGGCTCCGGGTTCGGGCCCGGTGGGCTGCGGGCGGTTCCGGCCCGAGCTGTGCGCGATGTACAACCGGGTCGCCGCCGCCGGGCGGCCGGACGCGGACGCGGTGGCGCTGCTGGAGCACTCCAGCCCCGCCGCGGTGGCGGACCGGATCAAGGTCCCGACGCTGGTGGTCCAGGGCCAGCAGGACTCGCTCTTCCCGCTCGACCAGGGCGACCGGATCGCCCGGGCGGTGGCCGCGAACGGCGCGCCCGTCGCGGTGGACTGGTTCGGCGCGGGCCACGACGGCGGCCAGGAGACCAGCACCCGTGCGGACGCCCGGGTCACCGCCTGGTTCGACCACTACCTCAAGGGCGACGGCGCGGACACCGGCCCCGCCTTCCGGGTCACCCGCACCGGCGGCGTCGACTCGACCGGCTTCCAGGCGGTGCTGCGCGGCGCCGACGCCGACGCCTACCCCGGCCTGGACGGCACCGCCCGGCGCGGCGTCGAACTGACCGGCCCGGAACAGCGGATCGCCAACCCGCCCGGCGGCGCGCCGCCGAACATCTCCACCCTGCCGGGCATCGGCGCGCTCGCCCAACTGTCCTCGGTCGGCGCGGGCCTGTCGATCGACTTCCCCGGCCAGTTCGCCTCCTTCGACTCGGCCCCGCTGACCGGCGCCCTGCACCTGACCGGCGCCCCGTCGGTGTCGGTGCGGGTGCGTGCCGACACCCCCGAGGCGGTGCTGTTCGCCAAGCTGTACGACGTCGCCCCCGACGGCAAGCAGAGCCTGCCGCAGCAGCTCGTCGCCCCGCTGCGGGTGACCGGCGCGGACGCCGACGGCGGGCGGACGGTCCAGGTCGCGCTGCCCGCCGTCGACCACGAGTTCCCGGCCGGGCACCGGCTGCGGCTGGTGCTGGCCGCCACCGACCTGGCGTACGCCTCGCCCGCCCAGGCCGCCACGTACACCGTCGCCGCGGCCGGGCCGCTGAGCGTGCCGACCGTGCCCGGGCTGCGCACCGAGTCGGCGCCGCTGCCCGCCCGCACCTGGGTGCTGCCGCTGGTCGCGCTGGCGATCGGCGCGCTGCTGGTCTTCGCCCGGCGGCGCCGGGACACCACCCCCGCGCCCGAGCCGGAACTCGCCGACGTGCCGCTGCAGATCACCGGCCTGACGAAGAAGTACAAGGGCGCCACCGACCGGTACGCGGTGCGGGACCTCTCCTTCCGGGTGGAGGCCGGGCAGGTGCTCGGCCTGCTCGGCCCCAACGGCGCGGGCAAGACCACCACGCTGCGGATGCTGATGGGCCTGATCCGGCCCGACGCGGGCGAGATCCGGGTCTTCGGCCACGCGATCCGGCCGGGCGCGCCGGTGCTCTCCCGGGTCGGTGCGTTCGTCGAGGGCGCGGGCTTCCTGCCGCACCTCTCCGGCCGGGCCAACCTGGAGTCGTACTGGGCGGCCACCGGACGCCCCGTCGAGGACGCGCACTTCGCCGAGGCGCTGGAGATCGCCGGCCTCGGCGAGGCCCTGGAACGCGCCGTGCGCACCTACTCGCAGGGCATGCGCCAGCGCCTGGCGATCGCCCAGGCCATGCTCGGCCTGCCCGACCTGCTGATCCTGGACGAACCCACCAACGGGCTCGACCCGCCGCAGATCCGCGAGATGCGCGAGGTGATGGTCCGGTACGCCGCCGCCGGGCGCACCGTCATCGTCTCCAGCCACCTGCTCGCCGAGGTCGAGCAGTCCTGCACCCACCTGGTGGTGATGGAGCGCGGACGGCTGGTGGTCGCCGGACCGACCACCGAGATCACCGGCGCGGGCGAACAGCTGCTGGTCTCCGTCGAGGACGGCTTCGACGGGACCGCCGCGGTCGCCGAGAAGCTGGCCGAGCTGGCCGGCGTCGCCGCCGCGGAGGCGGTGGACGGCGGGCTGCTGGTCCGGCTGGACGGCCTGCCCGCGAGCCGGCTGACCGCCGAACTGGTGCGGCTGGGCGTGCCGGTGACCGGCATCGGGCCGCAGCGACGGCTGGAGGACGCCTTCCTGTCCCTGATCCGAGGAGCGGCATGA